A stretch of DNA from Oscillatoria salina IIICB1:
AGGCAGTATGCAGGTATTAAGCGATCGCCTCGTTGAAGGATTAGAGAAATACGGCGGTAAACTATTAATGCGCCACACTGTCGAAAAAATTCATACTAACTCAGGAAGAATAACTGGAGTTAGCATTCGTAACCAAAAAACTAACGAAATTTGGTTTCAAGCTGCCCATAAAGTAGTTGCTAATGTTACAGTGCATAATTTAGTTAAATTGTTAGATCTAAACTCTAATCTAGAGAAATCTTCTCCGACAACTTTACAGCAATCGTGGCGACAAAAACTAACTACAAAACTACTTTTTCCTAGTTATAAAAAAAGAGTAGATAAATTACCTTCACCATCAGGTGCATTTGTAATTTATCTTGGTGTAGAACAAAGTGCCATTCCTAAAAATTGTCCGCCTCACCTACAATTTCTCTACGACTACGACGGAGAAATAGGTGAAAATAACTCATTATTCGTATCAGTTAGTAAACCAGGAGACGGACGCGCCCCAACCGGAAAAGCGACAATTATTGCATCATCATTTACCGATACTCGAAAATGGTGGCGAGGCACAGAAAAAGATTATCAACGCCTAAAACAAGAATATACCGAAAACGCGATCGCTCGCCTAGCAGAATACTTCCACCTCACCCCAGAAACCATTATCCACACCGAAGCCGCCACACCGCGCACATTTGCCCGTTTTACCGCCCGCGAAGACGGTTTCGTCGGCGGAATTGGACAAAGAATACCCACATTTGGTCCCTTTAGTTTTGCTACTCGAACCCCAATTGCTAACTTATGGTTAGTCGGCGACTCCACCCACCCAGGAGAAGGAACCGCAGGCGTTAGTTATTCCGCCCTGACTGTGGTAAGACAAATACAAGCAGATGAATAACCCAGGAATTAAGACAATTTTTAAGTAATAATTTTCCTAATCAACAGAATCAGTTCTTAATGAGTGACTAGCTGATGTTTAAATATATTTTTCTCTTTATTTCCTCTCTTACATTTATGTAGATTTAGCGATCGCCAACGTCGTAAAATCTACATACCGAATCAGAATAAAAACAGCGTGAAAACCGATACCATATTTTATCGCCTTTTTCAATCTTTTCCCAGCAGCTTCTTTGAACTGATTCAACTTCCGCCTTCAACAGCAGAAACTTATCAATTTGCCTCAGTAGAAATCAAACAGCTTGCTTTCCGCATTGACGGCGTATTTCTTCCGGCTACAGAAGCAACTGAAGAACCGATTTACTTTGTTGAAGTCCAATTTCAACCAGACAAAAACTTTTACTCTCGCTTTTTTGCCGAAATCTTTTTGTATTTGGACAAAACTGAACTAAAAAACGACTGGCGTGCAGTTGTTATCTATCCGACGCGCAATACTGATAAAGGAGAAATAACGCGCTATCGAGCCTTACTCGCATCGGAACAAGTTAATCGTCTTTATCTGGATGAATTAGATTTTACTACTGAAGAGACTCTTGGCATAGAAACAGTAAAATTAGTAGTAGCTGACGAGGAAACAGCACCCGTTCGGGCAAGACAGTTAATTGAGAAAGCCACAACAGAAATAACTGATGCTTCTCGACAAAGAGAGCTAATACAATTAATAGAAACGATCGTAGTTTACAAGTTTACCAACTTAAGTCGTAAGGAGATTGAAGCCATGTTAGGATTAGGCGACATCAAGCAAAGTAAGGTCTATCAAGAAGCTTTTCAGGAAGGTGAAGAGCGCGTTAAGCTAGCCGCAGTACCCGCAATGTTGGCTTTAGGGGCATCTGTGGAGTATATCGCTGAGGTATTGGCTATGGATGTGGAGGAAGTCAGCGAATTAGCCCAAAATCAACCTCAAATCAATTCTGGAGACGAAAATTAAGCGTGATTTGGTGAAAGAGGCGATCGCCTTTTTCCCCTTTCCCCCTTTAAGCGCCAAAGAGAGCAAGGAGATCGAAGCCATGTTAGGATTAGGCGACATCAAGCAAAGCAAGGTCTATCAAGAAGCTTTTCAGGAAGGTATCCAAGAAGGTGAAAAGCGTGCTGAAAAGCGCGGTAAGTGAGAAGCAGTACCCGCAATGTTGAATTTAGGTGCATCAGTAGAGTATATCGCGGAGGTTTTAGCTTTGGATGTGGAGCAAGTCCGAGAAATAGCCGAAAATCAGCCTCAAATCAATTCTGGAGAGGAAAATTAAACGCGATTTGGGGAAAAGCGATCGCAACCTCAACTAGCTTGGTGTACTGAACGACAATAGTAAATAACGCAGGTGGGGTGTTAACAGCGATAACCTAAATTTATGGCTCGCCTACCCAAGCAAATTCTACCTGCAAACTGTTAACGTCAGTACAGTGGGGGATTCTCTATGTTTGTTTATCGCACCTCTGTTTTTAACAATCAAGTAAAAGAACGAAATCTTAGCGATCGCGTTAACCGTCTCTGTGACGATCTCGAAAGCATGACGGTTGATGAAGTATTGGCACATTTTGAGCGTTTGTATCCTTATCTCAAGCGTAAAGAAGGTAATCTGCGCTTAATTGCTCGCATCCGTCGCGTAGGGAACGACCAAATTCTTTGCTGGTTAGCGGTTTTTAGGCGTGGTGACAGCAAATACGAGGAATTTTTGCGAGAACGGGAAAAATTTAGTAACCCCTCTCTGGATGGTCAAATTCAGCATCTTGAAGAATGGCTGCGGGAACAAAAAGCCTCCACAAAGGAAATGCAACCTTCGCCTCCACCTTTAGACGGAAATTTATTACCTTGGCTCGATCCTCCTTCTTGGCAAAAGCATACTAGCGATGAGGTAGTAATCTATGAAAGTGAAACTTGGCTAAATTTATTTCAAACTCCAGAAATCCAAAATCAATGGCAAATTTATAATCGTCTCATTGCCAATCTTGCCTCTAATAATGACTCAATTGGCGAAAGTACGGGGTTTGATGGCATCAAAATTTATACTGAAAAACAGCATTCTCTTTTATTTAGCAAAATTATTACTTCTGATACTCCCGAAAGGAAAGTTTTGTTTCTCCTCGCTCCTTTTGCTAAAATACCTTCCCCTGAAGAAATTCAGCACATAGCCGAAGCAAACCAAATCAATTGTTTATCCGAACGACTGCAAATAGATGACTTAACTTTTTCTGCCAAACGTGCCTATCCCAGCTATTTATTAGCAGATGAAAAAAGTTGGTTGGCAATCGAAAAAGAAGAAGCCGCCAATTTAGCACTTTCTGCCGAAGAAGAAGCAATTCTGCATTCAGTTTCTACTTCTAACCCATCTTTACCATTATTTTTAAACGGGCAAGCAGGTAGCGGCAAATCTACAATGTTGTTCCACCTTTTTGCTGATTACTGTCATCGACACTGGCAGTATTGTCAAGAAGAAAAAAGAGATTTTTTAAGCAAGCCACATCCTTTATTTTTAGCATATAACGATCGCCTACTCAAAGTTGCCCAAGAGCGAGTAGCAGCTTTACTAGCATCACATCACCGCTTTCTGGAAAGAAGAGGTGAAGAAATCGAATTTCCAGATATTAGTCCCTTTTTTCAATCATTACGGACATTTTTACGAGATTTGCTTCCGCCAGAAGAACGCGATCGCTTTCTCGATGCTAATTATATTTCTTTTCATCGCTTTCGCCAACTTTGCCGCCGCGCTTGGCGCGGCTATTCACCAGAAAGATGTTGGTTAGTAATTCGGACTTTTATTAAAGGATATCATCTGGATGAACGGGATGTTTATCTAGAACTTGAAGATTACCAAGAAATTCCTCGCCGTGAAAGAACTGTTTCCACTGAAGAATTCAAGAAAATTTACGACCATGTTTGGAAATGGTACAAAAAGCGTACTGAAGAAAATAACGAATGGGACGACCAAGATTTAATCAGAAAAGTGCTACAACTTAAATGTTACAATTCTGAATATACAGCTATTTTTTGTGACGAAGCGCAAGATTTTACCCAATTAGAATTAAAATTAATCATGCGCTTGTCTGTGTTTTCTAACTACGATTTAGAACATCAGCACGTTGAAAGTTTGCCTTTTGCATTTGCCGGAGATCCGCTTCAAACTCTCAATCCTACTGGCTTTCGTTGGGCTAGTCTGAAAGCTGCTTTTTACAATGAAGTAATTGCCGCGCTTTCGCCGACAGGAAGATTAGGATTAGAAATGAACTTTACTGAATTAGAGTGCAATTATCGCTCAATTCCACCCATTGTCGGCGTGAATAACTTAATCCAACTTTGGCGGCGAGTGCTATTTGACATTCCCGAACTCAAACCCCAACATACGAAAAAAAGTGGAGAATTTGCGCCAGAGAAATTTATTTTATCGCAAAATATTCAACCAGAAGATATAGTTTTGTATTTGCAAAATACAATTATTATTATTCCTTGCGATGAAGGGGGAGAAATAGATTATGTACAAGATGATGAAATTCTCTGTCGTCTAGTTTCCGGAGAAGAAAATGCCGAAGCACCTTGGAATGTTCTCAGCGCGATCGCCGCAAAAGGCTTAGAGTTTAAACAAGTTGTTCTCTACAAATTTGGCGAAGCTTGCGATCGAAAAGCTTGGAAAACAAACGACGATCGTGGTGAAGAGATTAAATACTTTTTTAATAAGCTTTATGTGGCGGCAAGTCGCGCCACAGAACGGTTATTTATTATTGATACAGAAACCGGAGAACACAACTTGTGGAAACGAGCAAGTACCGAAGCAGAATTAACTCAATTCATTCAACAATTACCTAGAGAAAGAGAGCAAAAACAATGGCAAGAAAGGATAAAATTAATCAGTTTGGGTAATAGCCCCGCCGAATTAGGTACAGATGACTTGCAGGCGATCGCGCAAACTTTCGAGACGGAAGGGCTACAGTCACAAGATCCTGACTGGCTAAGGCGCGCCCAAAGAGCATATCTAAAACTTGACAATTATACCCAGGCTGTGGTATGCGAAGCTTGGGCACTGAAACTAGAAGCACAATATCTAGAAGCTGGATCTCGCTTTTTACAACTAGAAGAAGTAGAAGAAGCTTGGAATTGTTTCTGGGAAGGAATGTGTTGGACAGAATTAATTAATTGGTACGAAGAACAAGAAAAACAACCCAATCATCAAATATCAACCGCTCGCGCTTCAGTTCGTCCTTTAATTAATTTTATGGCAAACAATTACGAACAATCAATTACTCGTCTGCAAGAATTTACTACTTTCTTAGAAACAGAAATAACTAACAAAAAACTCGCCGAACATCGCTTCAGCCAACAATGGCAAAACGCCCTCCAAGACTACGCCCAAACTATCTCAAAATTACAGTCAAATCAGCAATTAATACCAAACGAACAATGGCAACGTTTTGGTCAAGTCTTGCTTCAACTTGCCCAAGCTGGATATCAAGAAGATACCTTGACAGCACAAGCGGCTGAATGCTTTTACCAAAGTAAAAATTATGCCCAAGCTGTAGAATCTTGGGAACAAATTCAAGCAACTCAAACACCAGAATATAATTTCGCTAAATCTGAGTTAGTGGGAATGCCTACAGGATTAGAATATCTGGCAAAAATTTCAGCTTATCAACGCATAATTTTACTTTGGCAACAGACAGGGCAACCTAAAGAAACTGCTTGGTTAAATTATGTTGCCCCTGCTTTAGAAGCGCTCAATCAATATAAAAATGCTTTTATTATTTATACTTGGTTAGATCTCCCCAGCAAAGTCCAAACTTGTTGGCAAAAAGCTACCGACAATCAACCAGAAGTCAAATCTCTCCGGGCTTTACTACATTATTATCTAGGTTATCGCCATTGGGAAAACGCGATCGCTAGCTTAGAAACTTATTTATCAACCCTAAAGTCAGCAGAACAAATTGCTTTAAAATTTGACTTCGTTTATCACTTGGCTGCTTCTCGTCTCACCCCCGAAAGTCTCAATACTGATTTGCGTTTGCGTTATGAAGAATTTATGAAACAAGAGATTATCAATTCTTCTACCTGGCAACAATATCTTTTGATGGAACATTTAGGAATTACGTTAGAAAAAATTGGCTCTCTTGTCGAAACATTAACATTTTACGAGCAATACATCTCCCACGCAAATACAGACTTACGTTTACTTGCAAGGAAACGCTGGTTAGCAGTCAAAACCAAACAAAAAGATTACTTCCGTAACCAAGGACAAATTAACAAAGCTGAGAGAATTAACTCAGAAATTACCAGAAAAGCAAAAAATTGGGGCATCACTTTAGAAAATCTTTCTCTTGAAGCACCACTTCCACCTAAACAGCGTCCCAATCCCAAAGTTTCTTTCTTAGTCAAAACTCAGACTCGGAAACCGCAAGTAGAAACTAGACAAATTCGTCATTTACTGATTAAAACAATGAAGGAACGAGGCTTGATTTTAATTAAAGATCTTCTTAGCGAAGAAAAAATTCGCATCTCCAGTGCATCTCGCCAAATTCAAATTGGTGCAGTTACAGTAACAGCTAAGGAAAGTGAAAATTTATCCTTTTCTGTGCCTACTAGCGGATATAACGGAGTGGTTATTTATAACAGTAAAAATGTCCGTCTCGAATTAGAAATTGCTGGCGAAGAAAATAAATCGATCGTCGAACTGTAAACAACAATTTTACTGCTTACGAGTCAAAGCAAAAACTTCTAGTTTTCCTCGAGGATTATTTTTTCCCGGAACTCGATAAATTTGCATTATTGCTTGGGGATTTACATATACTCTTTGACCAATTTGATAATCTGATAAAATATTTCGTTTAGATAACTTGGAACGAGAATTAACTCGCAATAAAAAAAGACTTTTCTTAGCAGGTAAATCAACAGGATTGAGATAAATTGGTCGGGGAGAGTAAACAGAATTTATTTTGATTCCATCTATTAACAAAGCTGCATCCTTGGGAAGAATTCGATCGAGGATTTGATAATCTTGGTAAAAAGCTATATTGCGGAGATAAAATTCTGACTTGTTTTCTAATCCCAAAGATACAGGTACAAAATTTTGTGCATAGTAGGTTTGGAGACTTAGCCAGGGTAGAATTAAAATGAGATTAATAATTAGCCAGTATTTATAAATGACTTTTTTTAATATTTTTTCAGATATATTTATGCCGAATAAGATTACAATTCCGTATTGAATGCCGCCCAAATAACGAGTTTCATGAGTGAGAAACAAGATAATTATTAAAATCTGAAAAACAAACAAACTAAGAATCGATAAACGCTTGGCAAGTTTGAGTTTATTTATGAAAATAATTCCCCAAGTCATGAGCCAAATTAGGGGTGAATATCCCAAAAAGGTATGTTCGAGAGAATTTCGTAAACGATTGTTAATAGCAATTTTTATTCCCTTAAGATAATCACCCTTAGTAGTAGGATAAGTTTGATAAATGGATTCGTTAAATAATTCATTCAACATTGGTCCAAAAGGAGAACCAGACTGGAAGAAAGTCCAAATTAGCAATGGTAAGTAAAAAATAAACCAAGGTAGCAAAATCATCATGACTACCTTAATTTTTGTTTGCCAAGTAGGTAAATTTACCCACAAATAAACTATTGATAAACCAAGCATAGTCATCCCTAATGGAAATAAAGTTACTTTAGAACTAACTGAGGACAAAACTAGCAACGAACAGATAAATCCATAGGTTTGATAGTTAACTTTTTTGAGTAAATCTTCTCTAGTGAATAAAGCAACTATTGCCGACGCTGTAGCTAAATCTCCCATCGCATGAGCGCCTCCGGTGACATACCAAACTATAGGATAAATTCCCACGACAATTGGCGTAACACAAAGATAAGCAAAAGCTGATACTTTGAGACGTTCAGCGATCGCATACCAACCAAACCAAACTAAAATTAGACTTAAACTCCAACTAACTACGTTCGCAGCATCGGGAAAACCAAGGGCGTGTAGTGGGGTTGTGGAAATTTGGAAGTGCATATGTGGCAGAATTGCACCTTCCAAGGGTTCGAGATAAAATTTTAAAGCATGGTCTGTGAGAATTCGACTCGGTAGAAGCAGATGATAATGCAACTCGTCGATTTTAGTTGAGGGCGCGATCGCTACTAATAAGTTTATAGTTAGGGCAACTATACCGATAATTAGCGGTAGTTTTCCCCAACCATGAGGAATTTTCTCAGCAATCGGCGGCTGCAAGGGATAAGCTAACCGATAACAACCTAATCCCCCGACGGTAACTAAAATCAACCAGATACTAATCAACACAGGTTGAGTTGCTATACCGCACATTCCCACTATTTGAACTGTTAAACTTAAAACTTGAATTCCTAACAACACGCCGACAACTTGTCGCCAAGGACTAGGTATCTTTAAACGTGCTAAATGAAGCAAAAGCAAGCCGATTCCTAATATGCCAATAAAAGTAGTAATTCCGATTAAGAAAACTGCTAAAGGAGAATAATTATTAATCGCCAAAAACGAGGTCATATTTTCTTGGTGGTAAGATGCAACACAAATTAGTCCTCAGAAAATTTATCATGAAATCTGAGGAGCGCACTTCAGTAAAAAAGCTTAATTTAAGTTAGCCTCAATCTTTTGTCTTTAGCTGGAAGATCGTTCAGATGCAGCTTTTGTATAGCAATTAAGTTTAAAAATTTCTGTAACATTTAATACATTTTCTCAACTTTTCGGAGAATTGTTACTTAAACATAGCGAGGCACGTTCGACTGTAAGTAAAGTCACTGAAATGGGGAAAGCAAATCACAAAAATTCCGGGATCTTGCTCACGCCAAGGAGCTTGCCGATTAGTCACGATCTCAATAGATAACCATCCGGAAACAGCAATCCGGTATTGGTAGCTTAAATGTAGAAAAGCCTGTTCAATTAGGTGGAACAGAGTAGAGCGATGAATGATGTAACCGAGTATACAGTAAAAAACATTGTCTTAGCAAGTTGGATCTGGGCTGACAACAATCAATCCACTTGCAGCGAGAAAATTGCCCAACAAAAGAAGGAATTTGCACCATTGAAACCATTGCGGCAGTGGCTCGATAACCTGAAAGTAGATAATCCTAAATTTGCACGTCGCCTCTGCAAACTAATTCCCTCCCAATGTCCTTTTGAGCGAGAAGTAAAACTATTTGGTCGTCCTATCTTCCATATTCCACCGATGTGTAAGCTCAATCCTCTCTACGAAGAATTAATGATGCTGCGTTTCCGGGCTTTATGCTATTTAGCAGACGAATGCGGTGAAGATATCAGCGCCTTTTGTTAAGATTTCTCTGTTAAACAGTTGTATTAAGCAAGGAAAATCTTGCCCAGAGATAGCAGAGAATGGCGATTATTGCGCTGAAAGCTTGGTATCTACCAGAGTACGAACCAATTAGGGAAGTTATCAAACGCCCCCATAACTTGCGTTTGAATCGGAATAGCTTGCTAAAGTCAGGATTGCGAGCCGATTTTTTAGACGAGATTGAAGACGTACAAACTGCCGAGTGGTTTGGACGTTACTTAGAAGGAGAGACCGTCGAATTTTACATCGAGGGTAGCGGCGGTTATGCCATCTCGAACATAGATTTGACAGCACGAGAGATTTATTTCACCAAACAAGAGATCGCAGCGATCTTAGAACCTGCGATCTTTTTCTGCTGGCAAAGAGAATACCCCACTGCGAGTAACCAATTGCGGGAAGTTTTGTTAGAGACAATTGAAGAGTTGAATCAGCGATCGCGTCTGAGTTTAACTTTACAAGAATCTCCCCGTCCGAGTGACAATCCCATGCGACTCAGTAGCGCTCAACTGCGTCAAATCCGCAAATGTTTGTTATTTGTCGCCGACGCAACCCCAGTAGCGCGTCTTACCGACGAAGAGGAAACCACGAGATTGCTTCCCAGCCCCAATGTTTGTATCGAAATCGGCTACGCGATGCAAAGCAAGCGCACCGGAGAAGTTTTGCTCGCGAAAATGGAACGTCCCGGTTGGAAGGGAGAATATCCCTTTGACTTACCCAACCAGCAACAGTTATCTTTCACTACAGCAACGGAACTAAGTCAAACCTTGCCACCTTTGCTCTTAACCTTGCTGCGGCGTTTTAATCTTTTTTAGTTACTATTATGCAATTGCTGAAGTTACCGAGTTATAAGAGTGCGTGTAGCCAACAACTGGTAACTTCCTAGATTTTCTTCCTGTTTGTCGCTGATAATAT
This window harbors:
- the crtD gene encoding C-3',4' desaturase CrtD; translated protein: MQKSQEKTQKNRVVVVGAGIGGLTAGALLARRGYDVLILDQAIAPGGCASTFKRREFTFDVGATQVAGLEPGGIHKRIFDELEIELPSATPCDPACAVFLPGETEPISVWRDPKKWQLERQKQFPSSEPFWQLMSNLFRASWRFQSRDPVLPPRNLWDLWQLIAALRLDTFITVPFTFMTVSDALRGYRIYDDKRLRTFLDLQLKLYSQVDADETALLYAATALGVSQEPQGLYHLQGSMQVLSDRLVEGLEKYGGKLLMRHTVEKIHTNSGRITGVSIRNQKTNEIWFQAAHKVVANVTVHNLVKLLDLNSNLEKSSPTTLQQSWRQKLTTKLLFPSYKKRVDKLPSPSGAFVIYLGVEQSAIPKNCPPHLQFLYDYDGEIGENNSLFVSVSKPGDGRAPTGKATIIASSFTDTRKWWRGTEKDYQRLKQEYTENAIARLAEYFHLTPETIIHTEAATPRTFARFTAREDGFVGGIGQRIPTFGPFSFATRTPIANLWLVGDSTHPGEGTAGVSYSALTVVRQIQADE
- a CDS encoding Rpn family recombination-promoting nuclease/putative transposase, coding for MKTDTIFYRLFQSFPSSFFELIQLPPSTAETYQFASVEIKQLAFRIDGVFLPATEATEEPIYFVEVQFQPDKNFYSRFFAEIFLYLDKTELKNDWRAVVIYPTRNTDKGEITRYRALLASEQVNRLYLDELDFTTEETLGIETVKLVVADEETAPVRARQLIEKATTEITDASRQRELIQLIETIVVYKFTNLSRKEIEAMLGLGDIKQSKVYQEAFQEGEERVKLAAVPAMLALGASVEYIAEVLAMDVEEVSELAQNQPQINSGDEN
- a CDS encoding helicase domain-containing protein, with protein sequence MFVYRTSVFNNQVKERNLSDRVNRLCDDLESMTVDEVLAHFERLYPYLKRKEGNLRLIARIRRVGNDQILCWLAVFRRGDSKYEEFLREREKFSNPSLDGQIQHLEEWLREQKASTKEMQPSPPPLDGNLLPWLDPPSWQKHTSDEVVIYESETWLNLFQTPEIQNQWQIYNRLIANLASNNDSIGESTGFDGIKIYTEKQHSLLFSKIITSDTPERKVLFLLAPFAKIPSPEEIQHIAEANQINCLSERLQIDDLTFSAKRAYPSYLLADEKSWLAIEKEEAANLALSAEEEAILHSVSTSNPSLPLFLNGQAGSGKSTMLFHLFADYCHRHWQYCQEEKRDFLSKPHPLFLAYNDRLLKVAQERVAALLASHHRFLERRGEEIEFPDISPFFQSLRTFLRDLLPPEERDRFLDANYISFHRFRQLCRRAWRGYSPERCWLVIRTFIKGYHLDERDVYLELEDYQEIPRRERTVSTEEFKKIYDHVWKWYKKRTEENNEWDDQDLIRKVLQLKCYNSEYTAIFCDEAQDFTQLELKLIMRLSVFSNYDLEHQHVESLPFAFAGDPLQTLNPTGFRWASLKAAFYNEVIAALSPTGRLGLEMNFTELECNYRSIPPIVGVNNLIQLWRRVLFDIPELKPQHTKKSGEFAPEKFILSQNIQPEDIVLYLQNTIIIIPCDEGGEIDYVQDDEILCRLVSGEENAEAPWNVLSAIAAKGLEFKQVVLYKFGEACDRKAWKTNDDRGEEIKYFFNKLYVAASRATERLFIIDTETGEHNLWKRASTEAELTQFIQQLPREREQKQWQERIKLISLGNSPAELGTDDLQAIAQTFETEGLQSQDPDWLRRAQRAYLKLDNYTQAVVCEAWALKLEAQYLEAGSRFLQLEEVEEAWNCFWEGMCWTELINWYEEQEKQPNHQISTARASVRPLINFMANNYEQSITRLQEFTTFLETEITNKKLAEHRFSQQWQNALQDYAQTISKLQSNQQLIPNEQWQRFGQVLLQLAQAGYQEDTLTAQAAECFYQSKNYAQAVESWEQIQATQTPEYNFAKSELVGMPTGLEYLAKISAYQRIILLWQQTGQPKETAWLNYVAPALEALNQYKNAFIIYTWLDLPSKVQTCWQKATDNQPEVKSLRALLHYYLGYRHWENAIASLETYLSTLKSAEQIALKFDFVYHLAASRLTPESLNTDLRLRYEEFMKQEIINSSTWQQYLLMEHLGITLEKIGSLVETLTFYEQYISHANTDLRLLARKRWLAVKTKQKDYFRNQGQINKAERINSEITRKAKNWGITLENLSLEAPLPPKQRPNPKVSFLVKTQTRKPQVETRQIRHLLIKTMKERGLILIKDLLSEEKIRISSASRQIQIGAVTVTAKESENLSFSVPTSGYNGVVIYNSKNVRLELEIAGEENKSIVEL
- a CDS encoding Mo-dependent nitrogenase C-terminal domain-containing protein; protein product: MNDVTEYTVKNIVLASWIWADNNQSTCSEKIAQQKKEFAPLKPLRQWLDNLKVDNPKFARRLCKLIPSQCPFEREVKLFGRPIFHIPPMCKLNPLYEELMMLRFRALCYLADECGEDISAFC